The following coding sequences lie in one Globicephala melas chromosome 15, mGloMel1.2, whole genome shotgun sequence genomic window:
- the KCNK15 gene encoding potassium channel subfamily K member 15: MRKQSVRTAALILCILSYLLVGAAVFDALESEAESGRKRLLAQKRSELRRKYGFSTEDYRELERLARQAEPHRAGRQWKFAGSFYFAITVITTIGYGHAAPGTDSGKVFCMFYALLGIPLTLVTFQSLGERLNALMRRLLLAAKRCLGLRRPHVSTENMVVAGLLVCAATLALGAAAFAHFEGWTFFHAYYYCFITLTTIGFGDFVALQNDEALQRKPPYVVFSFLYILLGLTVIGAFLNLVVLRFLAASADAPERAARPLRRGAPESRGPALLRRPAHPAGSTSISYRIHQLELRARDNLGFSPPASPGAGGGGGGGGCRAGRPLARRKSI; this comes from the exons ATGAGGAAGCAGAGCGTGCGCACCGCCGCGCTTATCCTGTGCATCCTGTCCTACCTGCTGGTGGGCGCCGCCGTCTTCGACGCGCTCGAGTCCGAGGCGGAGAGCGGCCGCAAGCGGCTGCTGGCCCAGAAGCGGAGCGAGTTGAGGAGGAAGTACGGCTTCTCGACCGAGGATTACCGCGAGCTGGAGCGCCTGGCGCGGCAAGCCGAGCCGCACCGCGCCGGCCGCCAGTGGAAGTTCGCCGGCTCCTTCTACTTCGCCATcaccgtcatcaccaccatcg GGTACGGTCACGCCGCGCCGGGCACGGACTCGGGCAAGGTCTTCTGCATGTTCTATGCGCTCCTGGGCATCCCCCTGACGCTGGTCACCTTCCAGAGCCTGGGTGAGCGGCTGAACGCGCTGATGCGGCGCCTCCTGCTGGCGGCCAAGCGCTGCCTGGGCCTGCGGCGGCCGCACGTGTCCACCGAGAATATGGTGGTGGCCGGGCTGCTGGTGTGCGCGGCCACCCTGGCCCTCGGGGCCGCCGCCTTCGCGCATTTCGAGGGCTGGACCTTCTTCCACGCCTACTACTACTGCTTCATCACCCTCACCACCATCGGCTTTGGCGACTTCGTCGCGCTGCAGAACGACGAGGCGCTACAGAGGAAGCCGCCCTACGTGGTCTTCAGCTTCCTCTACATCCTCCTGGGGCTCACGGTCATCGGCGCTTTCCTCAACCTGGTGGTCCTGCGCTTCCTGGCGGCCAGCGCGGACGCGCCCGAGCGTGCTGCCCGCCCGCTCCGCCGGGGGGCGCCCGAGAGCCGAGGCCCCGCCCTGCTCCgccgccccgcccaccccgccggCTCCACCTCCATCTCCTACCGCATCCACCAGCTGGAGTTGCGCGCCCGCGACAATCTGGGCTTCTCGCCCCCCGCGAGCCCTGGGgctggaggcggcggcggcggcggcggctgcaggGCAGGCAGGCCCCTGGCCCGGCGTAAGTCCATCTGA